The following proteins come from a genomic window of Streptomyces sp. Sge12:
- a CDS encoding phage holin family protein, with amino-acid sequence MQDSVSVSVPYGSRRIAEPVRTETQPARAAMDRRRYRVGTAGVLGLFAAQVLMATCIAAVALFLPVGVAALTITGVLAAAAAAAGLAGRQQVADLAELHDRAHR; translated from the coding sequence ATGCAGGACTCGGTGAGCGTCTCGGTCCCGTACGGTTCCCGGCGGATCGCGGAGCCGGTCCGTACGGAGACGCAGCCGGCTCGCGCAGCGATGGACCGCAGGCGCTACCGCGTCGGCACAGCCGGTGTCCTCGGTCTCTTCGCGGCCCAGGTGCTGATGGCCACGTGCATAGCCGCGGTCGCGCTGTTCCTGCCGGTCGGGGTGGCAGCCCTGACCATCACCGGCGTGCTCGCCGCGGCGGCCGCCGCAGCGGGGCTGGCAGGACGGCAGCAGGTGGCCGACCTGGCCGAGCTCCACGACAGGGCGCACCGATGA
- a CDS encoding ATP-binding protein, whose protein sequence is MSGTPRRMAGLRCEDARLIARDVLAAHGVAERLVDDVLLVVSELVSNAVRHAGGVTDFQVRHLRDCVAVDVSDATSQCPRMPGTPVEVPGGFGWLLVNRIADRTEIRCGLGGKTITALIPIPAVA, encoded by the coding sequence ATGTCAGGTACACCACGTCGAATGGCCGGTCTGCGGTGTGAGGACGCCCGGTTGATCGCCCGCGATGTCCTGGCGGCCCATGGCGTGGCGGAGCGTCTGGTGGACGACGTGCTGTTGGTGGTGTCGGAGCTGGTCTCCAATGCGGTCCGTCATGCCGGCGGTGTGACCGACTTCCAGGTCCGGCACCTTCGGGACTGCGTGGCGGTCGACGTGTCGGACGCGACTTCCCAGTGCCCCCGCATGCCCGGGACGCCGGTCGAGGTGCCGGGAGGGTTCGGCTGGCTGCTGGTCAACCGGATCGCCGACCGCACGGAGATCCGCTGCGGCCTCGGCGGTAAGACCATCACGGCGCTGATCCCGATCCCCGCCGTCGCCTGA
- a CDS encoding PRC-barrel domain-containing protein, giving the protein MTEHVWSYQPTSGHLAGTDLTGYKVEATDGSIGKVDKHSDEVGDAYLVVDTGPWIFGKEVLLPASTVVRIDPDDQKIYVAGTKEQIKNAPEFHRDKHLGDTGYREELGTYYGTGAPFGGRPA; this is encoded by the coding sequence GTGACTGAACATGTGTGGAGCTACCAGCCGACCTCCGGCCACCTCGCCGGTACCGACCTGACCGGATACAAGGTCGAGGCGACCGACGGCAGCATCGGCAAGGTCGACAAGCACTCCGACGAGGTCGGTGACGCCTACCTGGTCGTCGACACCGGCCCCTGGATCTTCGGCAAGGAGGTCCTCCTGCCGGCCAGCACGGTCGTCAGGATCGACCCCGACGACCAGAAGATCTACGTCGCCGGCACCAAGGAACAGATCAAGAACGCACCCGAGTTCCACCGCGACAAGCACCTCGGCGACACCGGCTACCGCGAGGAACTGGGCACCTACTACGGCACCGGCGCCCCCTTCGGCGGCCGACCCGCCTGA
- a CDS encoding DUF5133 domain-containing protein, translated as MLMAHPAVLPGLVDRYWALSVLDAADGDSPVRREIEAVERALCVATGTTDVHAALIAARHHLPGTGALDDSVLASG; from the coding sequence ATGTTGATGGCTCACCCGGCCGTACTCCCCGGCCTCGTCGACCGCTACTGGGCCCTGTCCGTGCTCGACGCGGCGGACGGCGACTCGCCGGTACGCAGGGAGATCGAGGCCGTCGAGCGGGCCCTGTGCGTGGCCACCGGCACGACGGACGTGCACGCCGCCCTGATCGCCGCCCGCCACCACCTGCCCGGAACGGGCGCCCTCGACGACTCCGTACTCGCCTCGGGCTGA
- a CDS encoding MerR family transcriptional regulator translates to MKISELSRRTGVPVASIKYFLRQGLLPAGRATAATLAEYGEEHAQRLRLIKALTTLGGLSIAATRDVLGAVDQAHSAEGALGAVSYALPVPVAALHDADPAEEADGEAAAGAEVAELLAALDWQAPGTSPHVKGLTAALKELRRLDAQYAPGELAAYARLAERVAVLDLERAAGIDDPVSLAERAVVVLAICAPVFELLRRLAQEDQVRRRVAGGGDGGAGGGGGGRGGEECAAPR, encoded by the coding sequence ATGAAGATCTCGGAGCTCAGCCGGCGGACCGGCGTGCCGGTCGCCAGCATCAAGTACTTCCTGCGGCAGGGTCTGCTGCCCGCGGGGCGGGCGACGGCCGCGACCCTGGCCGAGTACGGGGAGGAGCACGCGCAGCGGCTGCGGCTCATCAAGGCGCTGACCACGCTCGGCGGCCTGTCCATCGCCGCCACACGTGACGTGCTCGGAGCCGTCGACCAGGCCCACAGCGCCGAGGGCGCCCTCGGCGCGGTCAGCTACGCCCTCCCGGTGCCGGTCGCGGCCCTGCACGACGCGGACCCCGCCGAGGAGGCCGACGGCGAGGCGGCCGCCGGCGCCGAGGTGGCGGAGCTGCTCGCGGCCCTGGACTGGCAGGCGCCGGGGACGTCACCGCACGTGAAGGGGCTGACGGCAGCGCTGAAGGAATTGCGGAGGCTGGACGCGCAGTACGCCCCGGGAGAGCTCGCCGCCTACGCGCGGCTGGCGGAGCGGGTGGCCGTGCTGGACCTGGAGCGCGCGGCCGGCATCGACGACCCGGTGTCGCTGGCCGAGCGGGCGGTCGTCGTCCTCGCGATCTGCGCCCCGGTGTTCGAACTGCTGCGGCGTCTCGCCCAGGAGGACCAGGTCAGGCGCCGGGTGGCGGGCGGTGGCGACGGCGGCGCTGGTGGCGGCGGTGGCGGTCGCGGTGGCGAGGAGTGCGCGGCGCCGCGTTGA
- a CDS encoding YhgE/Pip domain-containing protein, translating into MPQPTPPPSVLRRPQLWIGTGLIAAVVSMLFALLYVGGNVNPRGNLRDLPVAVVNADRGADAGGRHVNMGEQVVSGIQQAAKGDKSIDWHFVSREEADKRLGKGKVFGALVIPDDFSATVTGLAAPQPAPQGKAAAPTLTVLTNQAAGSIGSSMASQAVQKAAHAASAQLGQELLKQAGAQKSPLPPAAQLKLADPVTVTVADGHPVGPRSAMGLSAFYYALVLVVCGMLGANVVNSQVDTALGYLHTDFGPFRKREPVQHTSRVRTLAIGMALMLGLSLVMGTLVEVATVGILDMDASHLGLLWLYSVATIAVVGIGSLALFAAFGTPGMLLATIVFVAMAVPSSGATVPVQALPGFFRALAEFEPLRQITEGLRSLLYYGAQADAGLTRAWASMGVALAAALAFGFAITHLYDRRGLHRIPHPETEAETEAEPEAPEAPETPAPATA; encoded by the coding sequence ATGCCTCAGCCCACGCCGCCCCCCTCCGTGCTCCGCCGACCCCAGCTGTGGATCGGTACGGGGCTCATCGCCGCAGTGGTCTCGATGCTGTTCGCCCTGCTCTACGTCGGCGGCAACGTCAACCCCAGGGGGAACCTGCGCGACCTGCCCGTGGCCGTGGTCAACGCCGACCGCGGCGCCGACGCGGGCGGCCGCCACGTCAACATGGGCGAGCAGGTCGTCTCCGGGATCCAGCAGGCGGCCAAGGGCGACAAGAGCATCGACTGGCATTTCGTGAGCCGCGAGGAAGCCGACAAGCGGCTGGGCAAGGGCAAGGTCTTCGGCGCCCTCGTCATACCCGACGACTTCTCGGCCACGGTGACCGGGCTCGCCGCCCCGCAGCCCGCACCCCAGGGCAAGGCCGCCGCGCCGACCCTGACCGTGCTGACCAACCAGGCCGCCGGCAGCATCGGTTCCTCCATGGCCTCGCAGGCCGTACAGAAGGCCGCCCACGCCGCCTCCGCCCAGCTCGGCCAGGAACTCCTCAAGCAGGCCGGCGCCCAGAAGAGCCCCCTCCCGCCGGCCGCCCAGCTCAAGCTGGCCGACCCGGTGACCGTGACCGTCGCCGACGGCCACCCCGTCGGACCCCGCAGCGCCATGGGCCTGAGCGCCTTCTACTACGCGCTGGTCCTGGTCGTCTGCGGCATGCTCGGCGCCAACGTGGTCAACTCCCAGGTCGACACCGCGCTCGGCTACCTGCACACCGACTTCGGTCCCTTCCGCAAGCGCGAACCCGTCCAGCACACCAGCCGCGTCCGCACCCTGGCCATCGGCATGGCGCTCATGCTCGGCCTGTCACTGGTCATGGGCACCCTGGTCGAGGTCGCGACGGTCGGCATCCTCGACATGGACGCCTCCCACCTGGGCCTGCTGTGGCTCTATTCGGTCGCCACCATCGCGGTGGTCGGCATCGGCAGCCTGGCCCTGTTCGCCGCCTTCGGCACCCCCGGCATGCTGCTCGCCACCATCGTCTTCGTCGCGATGGCCGTCCCCTCCTCCGGCGCCACCGTGCCCGTCCAGGCACTGCCCGGGTTCTTCCGCGCCCTCGCCGAGTTCGAGCCGCTGCGCCAGATCACCGAGGGGCTCCGCTCGCTGCTCTACTACGGGGCCCAGGCCGACGCGGGCCTGACCCGGGCGTGGGCCTCGATGGGCGTCGCCCTCGCCGCAGCGCTGGCCTTCGGCTTCGCCATCACCCACCTCTACGACCGCAGGGGACTGCACCGCATCCCCCACCCCGAGACCGAGGCCGAGACCGAGGCCGAGCCCGAGGCCCCGGAGGCCCCCGAGACCCCTGCACCGGCCACGGCCTGA